A window from Gossypium raimondii isolate GPD5lz chromosome 7, ASM2569854v1, whole genome shotgun sequence encodes these proteins:
- the LOC105766233 gene encoding transcription factor MYB30, producing the protein MGRQPCCDKVGVKKGPWTPEEDLILVSYIQQHGPGNWRAVPTKTGLLRCSKSCRLRWANYLRPGIRRGNFTENEEKMIIHLQALLGNRWAAIASYLPERTDNDIKNYWNTHLKKKLQGNESSSRYGFPSSSSSYQICRGQWERKLQTDIHMAKKDLSDALSPEKSSDLVEMKPFNNHTSSPKPSGYASSTENIAKLLKGWMRNNPWKMADSADYSEEGTVPMKEDKNSKEMAEAFQSHLGFESLDSSLSDISPSMSPETSLSQYESKPHLNAQSQLSLLEKWLFDEGKDYQLCDITLDQNLYFF; encoded by the exons ATGGGAAGACAGCCTTGTTGTGACAAAGTTGGTGTCAAGAAAGGGCCATGGACTCCTGAAGAAGATCTCATCTTGGTGTCTTATATTCAACAACATGGTCCTGGGAATTGGAGGGCTGTTCCCACCAAAACAG gtTTGCTTAGATGTAGTAAGAGTTGCAGGCTTAGGTGGGCTAATTACTTAAGGCCTGGGATTAGAAGGGGTAACTTCacagaaaatgaagagaaaatgaTAATCCACCTTCAAGCCCTCTTAGGCAACAG ATGGGCTGCAATAGCATCTTACCTCCCTGAAAGAACAGACAAtgacattaaaaattattggaACACTCATTTGAAGAAGAAGCTACAAGGCAATGAAAGTTCTTCTAGATATGGGtttccatcatcatcatcgtcatACCAGATTTGTAGAGGTCAGTGGGAGAGAAAGTTGCAGACTGATATCCATATGGCTAAAAAGGATTTATCTGATGCTTTATCACCTGAGAAATCAAGTGACTTAGTTGAAATGAAACCCTTTAATAACCACACATCTTCTCCAAAACCAAGTGGATATGCTTCAAGCACTGAAAACATAGCTAAGTTGTTGAAAGGGTGGATGAGAAATAATCCATGGAAAATGGCTGATTCTGCAGATTATAGTGAAGAAGGGACTGTTCCAATGAAGGAAGACAAGAACAGCAAGGAAATGGCAGAGGCATTTCAATCACATTTAGGGTTTGAATCTTTAGATTCTTCACTTTCTGATATCTCACCATCTATGTCACCTGAGACAAGCCTTTCACAATATGAAAGTAAGCCACACCTCAATGCTCAAAGCCAACTTTCACTGCTTGAGAAATGGCTTTTTGATGAAGGCAAGGATTACCAACTTTGTGACATTACATTAGaccaaaatctttattttttctaa